The DNA window CCCATTGGTAATCAAGGCAAGCGGACTGGCAGGCGGAAAAGGAGTGGTGATCTGTGATAATGTGGAAGAAGCGGAAGCCACCATCCACGACTTTATGATCAGAAGAATTTACGGTGATGCCGGGATCCGTCTGGTTATCGAGGAATACTTACAGGGGTTTGAAGCTTCAATCATTGCATTTTCCAATGGAGAAAAGCTGTTCCCATGCATCGCTGCCAAAGATTATAAAAAAGCAGGAAACGGAGATACAGGACCGAATACGGGCGGAATGGGCTGCGTGGCGCCAAGCCCGGAGTTTACCCAGGAACATTATGCCGATTTTGAAAAAAATATTTTAGAGCCGACAATCAACGGACTGAAAGGCGAAGGATTCAGCTTCAAAGGAATTATTTTCTTCGGGCTGATGGTCACCAAGAACGGAACATACCTGCTGGAATACAATATGAGATTCGGGGATCCTGAAACCCAGGTATTGATGGCATTGATGGAAAACGACCTTCTGGACGTTATCAACGACTGTATGAGCGGAAAAGACCTGAACCTTACCTTCAAGGACGAAAAGGCAGTTTGCCTGGTGATGTGTTCGGGCGGATATCCCAGAAACATTGAAACAGGGTTTGAGATTGTAGGTGAAGATAAAGTTAAACACAGTAAGCTGTTGTATGCCGGAGCTGTAAGAAGAGGGGATAAAGTGGTTTCCAATGGCGGAAGGGTGTTAAACATCGTGGCTACCGGAGCTACCTTTGAGGATGCCCGTAAAAAGGTATACGAA is part of the Chryseobacterium camelliae genome and encodes:
- the purD gene encoding phosphoribosylamine--glycine ligase, with the translated sequence MRILIIGEGGRESALAAKLQNDSRVTKMFFANGNASTDVIGKNVHLSEIKELRDFAIKEKVDLTIVGPEAPLVAGLKDEFKKHDLKVFGPNQKVASLEGSKAFSKKFMQTYDIKTAKAVVFDSYNDAKDYVQDHEYPLVIKASGLAGGKGVVICDNVEEAEATIHDFMIRRIYGDAGIRLVIEEYLQGFEASIIAFSNGEKLFPCIAAKDYKKAGNGDTGPNTGGMGCVAPSPEFTQEHYADFEKNILEPTINGLKGEGFSFKGIIFFGLMVTKNGTYLLEYNMRFGDPETQVLMALMENDLLDVINDCMSGKDLNLTFKDEKAVCLVMCSGGYPRNIETGFEIVGEDKVKHSKLLYAGAVRRGDKVVSNGGRVLNIVATGATFEDARKKVYEDAGHVHFDYCFYREDIGKF